From Gimesia panareensis, the proteins below share one genomic window:
- a CDS encoding DUF1501 domain-containing protein: MKHPSDKLQTRRDFFARTSDGIMGAALTQLLCQDFFGGTQALAEEAEQAPQQYDLKPKQPHHEPKATSVIHLFMNGGPSQMDLFDPKPVLDKMDGKPYPGNIEDLGNSNTSSIGVMLGGQYKFARHGESGMWMADVLPETAKMTDELCLINSMWTDHPNHDNALYKIHSGRLFMGYPTFGAWTVYGLGTENQNLPAYVVLTDPLGAPKNGTRNWTAGFLPPTYQGTRLRPTGSPILNLKPQYEQPSAVTESAQKLLNQLDEIHRKERPYNPLLDARIESYSLAARMQMSATEALDLSKETKPTLEQYGIGEKATDSYGRRCLLARRLVERGVRFVQIFLEEQPWDSHADLNANHRLMCERTDKPVAGLLRDLKQRGLLDNTLVIWGGEFGRTPTTQKSANGFSGRDHNMQAFTSWMAGGGVKGGTSYGVTDEFGHSVVENPVSVHDFHATILHLLGLHHQKLHFTRSGLEERLTGVKPPRVVKEIIS; encoded by the coding sequence ATGAAGCATCCATCCGACAAACTGCAGACGCGTCGAGACTTCTTTGCCCGTACCAGTGACGGCATTATGGGGGCGGCACTGACTCAGCTGCTGTGCCAGGACTTTTTTGGCGGTACTCAGGCGCTGGCTGAAGAAGCAGAACAGGCGCCGCAGCAGTACGACCTGAAGCCGAAACAGCCTCACCATGAGCCCAAGGCAACTTCGGTCATTCACCTGTTCATGAACGGGGGGCCGAGCCAGATGGATCTGTTCGATCCCAAACCGGTACTCGACAAGATGGACGGCAAACCGTATCCGGGGAATATCGAAGACCTGGGCAACTCGAATACGAGCAGCATCGGCGTGATGCTGGGGGGCCAGTACAAATTCGCCCGGCATGGGGAATCGGGCATGTGGATGGCCGACGTGCTGCCTGAAACCGCGAAGATGACCGACGAGCTCTGCCTGATCAACTCGATGTGGACCGACCACCCCAACCATGACAATGCCCTGTATAAGATTCACAGCGGTCGACTGTTTATGGGCTATCCCACCTTTGGTGCCTGGACGGTGTATGGCCTGGGAACCGAAAATCAGAACCTGCCCGCGTATGTCGTGCTGACCGATCCACTGGGTGCCCCTAAAAACGGAACCCGCAACTGGACCGCCGGCTTCCTGCCTCCGACTTACCAGGGAACGAGGCTGCGTCCGACCGGATCCCCCATCCTGAACTTGAAACCACAGTATGAGCAGCCCTCCGCAGTCACGGAGTCCGCACAAAAACTGTTGAATCAGCTGGATGAGATTCACCGTAAGGAGCGTCCTTATAATCCGCTGCTGGATGCCCGCATTGAATCGTACAGTCTGGCGGCCCGGATGCAGATGTCGGCCACCGAAGCGCTGGATCTCTCCAAAGAAACCAAACCGACGCTGGAACAGTACGGGATTGGTGAAAAAGCGACCGACTCCTACGGGCGTCGCTGCCTGCTGGCCCGCCGACTCGTGGAACGGGGCGTGCGGTTTGTGCAGATCTTCCTCGAAGAACAACCGTGGGATAGCCATGCTGACCTGAATGCCAATCACCGACTGATGTGCGAACGCACGGACAAGCCCGTGGCAGGGCTGCTCCGCGATCTGAAACAGCGAGGGCTGCTCGATAACACGCTGGTGATCTGGGGAGGCGAATTCGGACGGACGCCCACAACGCAGAAATCGGCCAACGGTTTTTCGGGCCGCGATCACAACATGCAGGCCTTCACATCCTGGATGGCCGGTGGTGGGGTCAAAGGGGGCACGTCTTACGGCGTGACGGATGAATTCGGACACAGCGTCGTCGAGAACCCGGTGAGCGTGCATGATTTCCATGCGACCATTCTGCATCTGCTGGGCCTGCATCATCAGAAACTGCACTTTACCCGCAGTGGTCTGGAAGAACGGCTGACCGGAGTCAAACCGCCGCGCGTGGTCAAGGAGATCATCAGTTGA
- a CDS encoding PSD1 and planctomycete cytochrome C domain-containing protein yields the protein MLLLFGSSLVKTSSAEEKAPVFESDIQPIFSARCGKCHWEKVRKGGLDLSRIEGLHKGGESGESSLAETVDESMLWIMIDGGGMPPEDSPQLTKDELALIRKWLETGARAEKPVQLEEEQINQHDVLPIVLLRCTTCHGAQLKRGGLDLRTPASMQKGGEHGPAFVAGKPAESLMIQRIESQACPPRDQLLKFFVRRPPQSEVDVLKQWITAGAPVADIAPDVASDKPDPLVTEEDREHWAFQPPQAPQGVKSIDELILKELQKNELSFSPEADRDTLIRRAYVDLIGMPPPVEEWKYWRSSDDPHWYPTMIDQLLASPHYGERWGRYWLDVAGYADSEGGVSSDPLRAVAWKYRDYVIDAFNKDKPYNRFLLEQIAGDELIDYQQTPKVTREMVDNLVATGFLRMGIDQTGSRTMNFVPERLGVIDDAINVMGSGVMGLTLECARCHSHKYDPIPHRDYYRFKAVFQGALDEHDWLTFKNRSLEVGTAEQKQRVKQTNPVLSKQLKQLASRHKQAVADLQLELLRQHYPQQSEEDRQKTLRALKVADNTRTQEQRILVEKLRTAELMPEAAWNDDVQAAKQRLKDIEQETSRVQAQMEPPLTIRALWDRGRPSPTYILRRGEHDQPGELVGPGVPAVLDPDGTPFEVKPPFPEGTPKTGRRLALAKWLTRDDHPLTARVMVNRIWYHHFGTGLVKSLENFGIKGERPSHPELLDWLAVRFVEQGWSIKDLHRQIMNSKTYRQSSHITPEIQQHDPQNRLLSHFPLRRMNAEALRDSLLFISGKLDEGAGGPPDSVSVDQNGLVSANATAEGGWRRSIYLQYRRTQIPTMLDTFDYPEMGPNCVTRSVSTVSPQSLMLMNNERVRDLAVAFADRVQKILAKQNDETREARVKLVYEMALCRPPSQTEQELGVQTLKELETSWNDNSQAALETYCHTILNSAAFLYID from the coding sequence ATGCTGCTCCTGTTCGGCTCGTCTCTGGTCAAAACGAGCTCCGCTGAGGAGAAAGCTCCGGTTTTTGAATCAGACATTCAGCCGATCTTTTCCGCCAGGTGTGGCAAATGTCACTGGGAAAAGGTCCGCAAGGGGGGCCTGGATCTCTCGCGCATCGAAGGGCTGCACAAGGGAGGGGAATCGGGCGAATCGTCGCTGGCTGAAACCGTTGATGAGAGCATGCTGTGGATCATGATCGACGGTGGAGGCATGCCTCCTGAGGATTCCCCGCAGTTAACCAAAGATGAACTCGCGCTGATTCGCAAATGGCTCGAGACCGGCGCCCGTGCTGAAAAGCCGGTTCAGCTGGAAGAGGAACAGATCAACCAGCACGATGTGTTGCCGATTGTTCTGCTGCGATGTACCACCTGTCACGGTGCTCAGCTCAAGCGGGGCGGCCTCGACCTGCGCACGCCGGCCAGCATGCAAAAAGGGGGCGAACATGGTCCCGCCTTTGTGGCAGGCAAGCCGGCAGAAAGCCTGATGATTCAGCGGATTGAGAGTCAGGCCTGTCCGCCACGGGATCAGTTGCTGAAATTTTTTGTCCGGCGGCCTCCCCAATCGGAAGTCGACGTACTGAAACAATGGATCACAGCGGGAGCACCAGTCGCGGACATCGCCCCGGATGTCGCCTCTGACAAACCGGATCCGCTGGTAACGGAAGAAGACCGTGAGCACTGGGCTTTTCAGCCCCCCCAGGCCCCTCAAGGTGTGAAGTCGATCGATGAACTGATCCTGAAAGAACTCCAGAAAAACGAACTGAGCTTCTCGCCGGAAGCCGATCGGGACACGCTGATTCGCAGAGCGTACGTCGATCTGATCGGCATGCCGCCCCCGGTGGAAGAATGGAAATACTGGCGGTCGAGCGACGATCCCCACTGGTACCCGACCATGATCGATCAGCTGCTGGCCTCTCCCCATTATGGCGAGCGTTGGGGGCGTTACTGGCTGGATGTCGCCGGTTATGCAGATTCGGAAGGGGGCGTTTCTTCCGACCCACTGCGGGCCGTTGCCTGGAAATATCGCGACTACGTCATTGATGCGTTTAACAAAGACAAACCTTACAATCGCTTTCTGCTGGAGCAGATTGCTGGCGATGAGCTGATCGATTATCAGCAGACGCCCAAAGTGACGCGGGAAATGGTCGACAACCTGGTTGCAACCGGATTCCTGCGGATGGGCATCGACCAGACCGGTTCCCGAACGATGAACTTTGTCCCTGAGCGACTGGGAGTCATCGATGATGCCATCAACGTGATGGGCTCCGGAGTGATGGGGCTGACGCTGGAATGCGCCCGCTGCCATTCACACAAGTACGACCCGATTCCCCACCGCGATTATTACCGTTTCAAGGCGGTCTTTCAGGGAGCCCTGGATGAACATGACTGGCTGACATTCAAGAATCGCTCTCTGGAAGTGGGCACCGCGGAACAGAAGCAACGGGTGAAGCAGACCAATCCGGTTCTCAGCAAACAGCTGAAACAACTCGCATCCCGCCACAAACAGGCAGTCGCCGACCTGCAACTGGAACTCTTAAGACAGCATTACCCGCAGCAGAGCGAAGAGGACCGCCAGAAAACACTACGCGCTCTGAAGGTTGCAGATAATACCCGGACTCAGGAACAGCGGATCCTGGTGGAAAAACTGAGAACGGCCGAGCTGATGCCGGAAGCGGCATGGAATGATGATGTCCAGGCCGCGAAACAGCGGCTCAAGGATATTGAACAGGAGACATCGCGTGTGCAGGCGCAGATGGAGCCGCCACTGACGATTCGTGCCCTGTGGGATCGGGGTCGCCCCTCTCCCACTTACATTTTGAGACGGGGAGAACATGATCAACCGGGCGAACTCGTCGGTCCCGGCGTGCCGGCGGTGCTCGATCCGGATGGAACGCCATTTGAGGTGAAGCCCCCCTTCCCCGAAGGGACCCCCAAGACTGGCCGCCGACTGGCTTTGGCAAAATGGTTAACCCGGGACGACCATCCGCTGACCGCGCGCGTGATGGTGAACCGGATCTGGTATCACCATTTCGGGACCGGCCTGGTCAAATCACTGGAAAACTTCGGCATCAAAGGGGAACGCCCTTCACATCCGGAGTTACTGGACTGGCTGGCGGTCCGGTTTGTCGAACAGGGCTGGAGCATCAAAGATCTGCATCGTCAGATTATGAATTCCAAAACCTATCGGCAGTCGAGTCATATTACGCCGGAGATACAGCAACACGATCCACAAAACCGGCTGCTGTCGCATTTTCCTCTGCGGCGGATGAATGCGGAGGCCCTGCGCGACTCACTGCTGTTCATTTCCGGAAAACTGGATGAAGGAGCCGGCGGTCCCCCCGACTCGGTAAGTGTTGACCAGAATGGCCTGGTGAGTGCGAATGCCACCGCAGAGGGAGGCTGGCGACGGAGTATCTATCTGCAGTATCGACGAACGCAGATCCCCACGATGCTGGACACGTTCGATTATCCTGAAATGGGACCAAACTGCGTGACGCGGAGTGTTTCTACGGTCTCCCCGCAATCGCTGATGCTGATGAACAACGAGCGGGTCCGCGATCTGGCAGTAGCGTTTGCGGACCGCGTGCAGAAAATACTTGCCAAACAGAACGATGAGACACGCGAGGCCCGCGTGAAACTGGTTTACGAGATGGCCCTCTGCCGTCCGCCAAGTCAGACCGAACAAGAGCTGGGCGTCCAGACACTTAAAGAACTGGAGACCAGCTGGAATGATAATTCCCAGGCGGCACTGGAGACGTATTGTCACACGATCCTGAATTCCGCTGCATTTCTTTATATTGATTAA
- a CDS encoding DUF1501 domain-containing protein yields MQNLLQQARSQNPGPLFSRRDFLKTTGSGFGGMALLAMLAGETRAEPHYPARAKRVIQIFCPGGMSHVDTFDYKPTLEKRAGQPFDPDGKLQFFASKPGNCQPGYWKFQQHGESGLWMSDLFPKLANCIDDMSFIYSMHSKTALHGPACFMMNTGFTLPGFPSMGAWVTYGLGSEAEDLPAFVVLPDPRGLPPGGIINWGAGFLPAVHQATTLDTSNPRQPIADLFPPDDFAEKTQQSEKAGLDFLQKLNRLHQQSRSGNSELDARIKAYEMAARLQLSAPEVTDLGSETKATRALYDVDHPEIGPFGRQCLLARRLAERGVRFVQIYCGAENTTAKKIRPNWDSHEDLVRDHGYWGAVLDTGAAALLQDLKQRGMLDDTLVICTTEFGRQPAGQGKQSKGRDHNAGAFTSWLAGGGIKGGVGYGATDELGFKAVESPAYSYDLHATALHLLGIDHTKLTYYHNGIERRLTDVHGHVIQELLS; encoded by the coding sequence ATGCAGAATCTGTTGCAGCAGGCCAGATCACAGAATCCAGGCCCCCTGTTTTCCCGTCGCGATTTTCTGAAGACGACCGGCAGCGGATTTGGCGGAATGGCATTGCTCGCGATGCTGGCGGGCGAAACACGTGCGGAACCGCATTATCCCGCACGGGCTAAACGAGTGATTCAGATCTTCTGCCCGGGCGGGATGAGTCATGTCGACACATTCGACTATAAGCCGACGCTCGAAAAGCGGGCGGGCCAGCCCTTTGATCCCGACGGCAAGCTGCAGTTTTTCGCTTCCAAGCCGGGCAACTGTCAGCCCGGATACTGGAAGTTTCAGCAGCACGGAGAGTCGGGCCTGTGGATGAGCGATCTGTTTCCGAAGCTGGCCAACTGCATCGACGACATGTCGTTTATCTATTCCATGCACAGCAAGACCGCCCTGCATGGTCCCGCCTGTTTCATGATGAATACCGGGTTCACGCTGCCCGGTTTTCCCAGCATGGGCGCCTGGGTGACGTACGGACTGGGAAGCGAAGCGGAAGACCTGCCTGCGTTTGTTGTCTTGCCCGATCCGCGGGGACTGCCTCCGGGCGGGATCATTAACTGGGGCGCGGGCTTTCTGCCTGCGGTCCATCAGGCGACCACACTGGATACATCGAATCCGCGCCAGCCGATCGCGGATCTGTTTCCGCCAGACGACTTTGCAGAGAAGACTCAACAGAGCGAAAAGGCGGGGCTGGACTTTCTGCAGAAACTGAACCGTCTGCATCAACAGTCCCGTTCTGGAAACAGCGAACTGGATGCGCGGATCAAAGCGTATGAAATGGCGGCCCGGTTGCAGTTGAGTGCCCCGGAAGTAACGGACCTGGGCTCCGAGACGAAAGCGACGCGGGCTCTGTATGACGTGGATCATCCGGAAATTGGTCCCTTCGGGCGTCAGTGTCTGCTTGCACGTCGGCTGGCCGAACGGGGCGTGCGTTTCGTGCAGATTTATTGTGGTGCGGAAAATACGACCGCCAAAAAGATTCGCCCCAATTGGGACAGTCACGAAGACCTGGTCCGCGATCACGGATACTGGGGAGCCGTGCTTGATACCGGAGCTGCGGCCCTGTTGCAGGATCTCAAACAACGGGGCATGCTGGATGACACGCTGGTGATCTGTACCACGGAATTCGGTCGACAGCCAGCCGGACAGGGAAAACAGAGTAAGGGTCGCGACCATAACGCGGGTGCGTTTACCAGCTGGCTGGCCGGGGGCGGCATCAAGGGGGGCGTCGGCTACGGGGCCACCGATGAACTGGGCTTCAAAGCGGTCGAATCGCCGGCTTACAGCTATGACCTGCACGCTACGGCCCTGCATCTGCTGGGCATCGATCACACGAAACTGACGTATTATCACAACGGGATCGAACGCCGCCTGACCGACGTGCATGGGCACGTTATTCAGGAACTGCTGTCCTGA
- a CDS encoding DUF1553 domain-containing protein, which produces MALQRSPLLSLLFWLIFLPPNLSAEDRHFSFETDIAPLFAEHCVRCHSPDNTKGGVSLASMKDLQANGYVTAGNPEESYLLELVTSQDGKPPAMPQETAPLSDKQVALLTRWIKEGAHWPKNVVVKQKSKADDSWWSLQPLRRDFAALKQSSENRGLQIDDFIRQKLSEQQLTLSPPADRSTLIRRLAFDLHGLPPDPAEVDAFVSDPDPRAYEKLVDRMLASPLYGERMAQHWLDLAHYADTHGFERDKRRDNAWRYRDYVIASFNADKPYPRFLQEQIAGDVLWPENEQATIATGFLAAGPWDFVGQVETKSDVLRRAARSLDLDDMATQVMTACMGITINCARCHDHKLDPITQKEYYQLRAVFAGVKRSERVVSDSAIKAYESRKQELTAELNDIDYRISRLEGTGVDLADIVGGGNGLGTGAFRQGIDARTAKVQTRDFGALGNVKTNRFVSADFEFIDGVFIPDGQAGKAKIVVSSTGTTVSGLPATTGKAWDMIRNGPVASQHSPELDGINFTEAGHSLLGLHANAGITFDLEKIRSSTQLTDLQFTAKLGYFGAGGVFHADVRVFVDGQEVAKYIHLKRDDGLQELNIPLSPSAHFLTLIATDGGNGYSHDQVGFGDPRLKSALPQKREPAQERELKQLRKQREDVSSQLKSLGPPPRFYGVVANKTLPDVHLLVRGNPEAPDKEALAPATLHSLKMLDPELGTTETSEGQRRAALAKWITNPENPLTQRVIVNRLWLWHFGQGIVKTPSDFGYGGGRPSHPELLDWLAGELQRQNGSLKGVQRLILLSDTYRQQSRARDDQRGYQVDADNRLLWHQNPRRREAEAIRDAVLFVSGKLNRERGGPGFEDFQYQDAYAPIYTYVTADKPALWRRSIYRYRVRTTPNRFLTTLDCPDPANLTARRLTTTTPLQSLALYNNDFMLRQARYFAERIKKEAGSAPVDQVQRAFQLALGRKPSPQESRLSVDFVKQQDLFALCRSLLNSNEFVYVD; this is translated from the coding sequence ATGGCACTCCAGCGGTCCCCCCTGCTCTCACTACTGTTCTGGCTGATCTTCCTGCCGCCCAACTTATCAGCCGAGGACCGTCATTTCAGCTTTGAGACTGACATTGCTCCCCTGTTTGCAGAACATTGTGTCCGCTGTCATTCTCCCGACAACACCAAGGGGGGGGTTTCGCTTGCGAGTATGAAGGATCTGCAGGCCAACGGCTATGTGACTGCCGGGAACCCGGAAGAGAGCTATCTGCTGGAACTGGTTACCTCCCAGGACGGTAAGCCCCCGGCCATGCCTCAAGAAACGGCACCACTTTCTGATAAACAGGTAGCCCTGCTCACCCGCTGGATTAAAGAAGGGGCACACTGGCCGAAGAACGTGGTGGTCAAACAGAAGTCTAAAGCGGATGACAGCTGGTGGTCCCTGCAGCCGTTACGCCGTGATTTTGCGGCCCTGAAACAATCAAGCGAAAATCGTGGTCTACAGATCGATGATTTCATCCGACAGAAGCTGTCCGAGCAACAGTTGACATTGAGCCCTCCCGCTGACCGCAGCACACTGATCCGACGTCTGGCGTTTGACCTGCATGGTCTACCCCCGGATCCGGCAGAGGTGGATGCATTTGTAAGCGATCCCGATCCGCGGGCTTATGAAAAGCTGGTCGACCGCATGCTGGCTTCACCCCTGTACGGGGAACGGATGGCGCAGCACTGGCTCGACCTGGCACATTATGCCGATACGCATGGTTTTGAACGGGATAAACGCCGCGACAATGCCTGGCGCTACCGCGACTATGTGATCGCTTCATTCAACGCAGACAAGCCGTATCCACGTTTTCTCCAGGAACAGATTGCCGGCGATGTACTCTGGCCGGAAAACGAACAGGCCACAATCGCGACCGGCTTTCTGGCCGCAGGCCCCTGGGATTTCGTCGGCCAGGTCGAAACCAAAAGTGATGTCTTAAGGCGAGCCGCCCGTTCGCTGGATCTGGACGACATGGCCACCCAGGTGATGACCGCCTGCATGGGCATCACAATCAACTGTGCCCGCTGCCACGATCACAAACTGGATCCGATCACACAGAAGGAGTATTACCAGTTGCGGGCCGTGTTTGCCGGAGTGAAACGGTCTGAACGCGTCGTCAGTGATTCCGCGATCAAAGCATACGAAAGCAGAAAGCAGGAGCTGACGGCGGAACTCAACGACATCGATTACCGGATCAGCAGACTCGAAGGAACTGGAGTGGATCTGGCGGACATCGTCGGGGGCGGCAATGGCCTGGGAACGGGCGCGTTTCGACAGGGCATCGATGCCCGTACCGCCAAAGTACAGACCCGCGACTTTGGTGCACTGGGGAATGTAAAGACCAACCGGTTTGTGTCTGCCGACTTTGAATTCATCGACGGGGTCTTCATTCCGGATGGCCAGGCAGGGAAAGCGAAGATTGTAGTGAGCTCTACCGGAACGACTGTCTCGGGACTGCCTGCAACCACAGGTAAGGCCTGGGACATGATCCGCAATGGCCCGGTCGCCAGTCAGCATTCCCCCGAACTGGACGGGATCAACTTTACCGAGGCGGGACACAGCCTGCTGGGGCTGCATGCGAATGCCGGGATCACCTTTGATCTGGAAAAAATCCGCTCTTCGACGCAACTGACCGATCTGCAGTTCACGGCGAAACTGGGCTACTTCGGCGCTGGTGGTGTGTTCCATGCGGATGTGCGCGTGTTTGTCGACGGTCAGGAGGTCGCGAAATACATCCATCTCAAACGGGACGATGGCCTGCAAGAGCTCAACATCCCCCTCTCGCCTTCCGCCCACTTCCTGACATTGATCGCGACGGACGGCGGCAACGGTTACAGTCACGACCAGGTCGGTTTTGGCGACCCTCGTCTGAAATCTGCGCTCCCACAGAAACGGGAGCCCGCGCAGGAACGCGAACTGAAACAACTCCGCAAACAGAGAGAAGATGTCTCTTCACAGCTCAAGTCACTCGGTCCCCCGCCTCGCTTCTATGGGGTGGTGGCCAACAAAACTTTACCCGACGTGCATCTGCTGGTGCGGGGAAACCCCGAAGCGCCCGACAAAGAAGCATTAGCACCGGCGACATTACACTCCCTGAAGATGCTTGATCCTGAGCTGGGAACGACTGAGACCAGCGAAGGCCAGCGGCGCGCTGCCCTGGCAAAGTGGATTACGAATCCCGAGAATCCGCTGACGCAACGCGTGATCGTGAATCGACTCTGGCTCTGGCATTTCGGCCAGGGAATCGTCAAAACACCCAGTGACTTCGGCTATGGAGGCGGTCGGCCTTCGCATCCGGAACTGCTCGACTGGCTGGCGGGAGAATTGCAGCGGCAGAACGGGTCGTTGAAAGGGGTGCAGCGGCTGATCCTGTTGAGCGATACCTACCGACAGCAGTCACGTGCCCGGGATGACCAACGCGGATATCAGGTCGATGCCGACAACCGTCTGCTCTGGCACCAGAATCCCCGCCGCAGGGAAGCCGAAGCGATCCGGGACGCGGTGCTGTTCGTGAGTGGCAAGCTGAACCGGGAACGGGGCGGCCCCGGGTTCGAGGATTTCCAGTACCAGGATGCCTATGCTCCGATTTATACCTACGTGACGGCAGACAAGCCGGCATTATGGCGACGGAGCATCTATCGTTACCGTGTCCGCACGACGCCCAACCGTTTTCTGACGACGCTCGACTGTCCTGATCCCGCCAACTTGACGGCCCGGCGGTTGACAACCACTACGCCGCTGCAGTCGCTGGCCCTGTATAATAACGATTTCATGTTAAGACAGGCCCGCTATTTCGCCGAACGGATCAAAAAGGAAGCCGGTTCCGCGCCTGTCGATCAGGTGCAGCGCGCGTTTCAACTGGCTCTGGGTCGAAAGCCGAGCCCGCAGGAATCCCGTCTGTCGGTCGATTTCGTCAAGCAGCAGGATCTGTTTGCCCTCTGTCGCTCTCTCTTGAATTCGAATGAGTTTGTCTATGTCGATTGA
- a CDS encoding sulfite exporter TauE/SafE family protein, translated as MAYILIGSLLIGLTLGLLGSGGSAITVPILVYLVGHGAKESIAESMAIVGMISIAAAIPYASSKLIDWRSVIFFGLPGMLGTLMGASLGGLATEALQLVVFGTVLLAAAFVMFRRARSAAGAHESLELPAHRAPIWKMACEGIGVGVLTGFVGVGGGFLIVPALVILGKLPMRNAIGTSLVIIVINATVGFAKYEHFLVSHQMSVNWHTILVFTLIGIAGSVAGHKLNARLNQHVLKTVFAGFLVLLGGFVIVHEGSKLVPAAARQAQTTTHNVSAVLPAQNRIATLTLQGEQ; from the coding sequence ATGGCGTATATCTTGATTGGTTCACTGCTGATTGGTCTGACCCTGGGCCTGCTCGGTTCAGGGGGATCGGCGATTACGGTGCCCATCTTAGTCTATCTGGTGGGACACGGCGCGAAAGAATCGATCGCCGAATCCATGGCGATTGTGGGCATGATCTCAATTGCCGCTGCAATTCCTTACGCCAGCTCGAAATTAATCGACTGGCGAAGCGTGATTTTCTTCGGCCTGCCCGGCATGCTGGGAACGCTGATGGGCGCCTCCCTGGGAGGGCTCGCCACAGAAGCGTTACAGCTGGTCGTCTTCGGCACTGTCCTGCTGGCAGCCGCCTTTGTCATGTTCCGCAGAGCCCGTAGTGCCGCGGGGGCACATGAGTCACTGGAGCTCCCCGCTCACCGGGCGCCTATCTGGAAAATGGCCTGTGAAGGGATTGGTGTCGGCGTGCTTACCGGATTTGTGGGAGTCGGAGGCGGTTTTCTGATCGTGCCGGCCCTGGTCATTCTGGGCAAGCTCCCCATGCGAAATGCGATCGGCACCAGCCTCGTGATTATTGTTATCAATGCGACTGTCGGCTTCGCGAAGTACGAGCATTTCCTCGTCTCACATCAGATGTCCGTCAACTGGCATACGATTCTCGTTTTTACGTTAATCGGCATCGCGGGCAGTGTGGCGGGACACAAGCTGAATGCCCGCCTGAATCAACATGTTTTAAAAACCGTCTTTGCAGGATTTCTGGTTCTGCTGGGCGGATTCGTCATCGTTCACGAAGGGAGCAAACTGGTTCCTGCAGCAGCTCGACAGGCCCAGACCACGACTCACAACGTCAGTGCGGTGCTTCCCGCTCAAAACAGGATTGCCACTTTAACACTTCAGGGAGAACAGTGA